The following proteins are co-located in the Solanum pennellii chromosome 8, SPENNV200 genome:
- the LOC107028868 gene encoding adenine nucleotide transporter BT1, chloroplastic/mitochondrial has translation MARRDIQAFECKKDGSMSISHLGLQWSLQDSNFCPGGLFASVGQMGSMGFGVSSPNPSDSRDENGGFKLPYSDLCLKYLSFSEGFKIAGNGEEEGVVKEEKKKGGLKIKLKVSNPSLRRLISGAIAGAISRTAVAPLETIRTHLMVGSSGHSSTEVFNSIMKTEGWTGLFRGNFVNVIRVAPSKAVELFVYDTVNKNLSSKPGNQSKIPIPASLVAGACAGVSSTLLTYPLELVKTRLTIQRGVYNGLFDAFVKILKEGGPAELYRGLTPSVIGVIPYAATNYFAYDSLRKAYRKIFKEEKIGNIETLLIGSAAGAISSTATFPLEVARKHMQVGAVSGRAVYKNVIHALVSILEQDGIQGLYKGLGPSCMKLVPAAGISFMCYEACKRILVEAENEK, from the exons ATGGCTAGAAGGGATATACAAGCGTTTGAGTGTAAAAAGGATGGGAGTATGTCTATTTCTCATTTGGGGCTACAATGGAGTCTCCAAGATTCAAACTTTTGTCCTGGTGGATTGTTTGCATCAGTTGGTCAGATGGGAAGTATGGGGTTTGGTGTTTCATCACCTAATCCTTCTGATTCCCGGGATGAAAATGGTGGATTTAAGCTACCTTATTCCGATTTGTGtttgaaatatttatcattCTCCGAGGGGTTTAAGATTGCAGGCAATGGGGAGGAAGAAGGGGTTGTAaaggaggagaagaagaaaggtGGGCTAAAGATTAAGCTTAAGGTTTCAAATCCTTCATTAAGGAGGTTAATAAGTGGTGCGATCGCCGGGGCGATATCTAGAACTGCTGTAGCTCCATTGGAGACAATAAGAACACATTTGATGGTGGGAAGTAGTGGACATTCTAGTACTGAGGTGTTCAATAGTATCATGAAGACTGAAGGATGGACTGGATTGTTTAGGGGAAACTTTGTTAATGTGATTAGAGTTGCCCCTAGCAAAGCTGTAGAG CTTTTTGTGTATGATACTGTTAATAAGAACTTGTCATCTAAACCCGGTAACCAGTCCAAAATTCCAATTCCTGCCTCATTAGTTGCAGGAGCCTGTGCCGGAGTCAGCTCTACCTTACTGACATATCCACTTGAGCTAGTGAAGACTCGGTTGACGATTCAG AGAGGAGTTTACAATGGCTTATTCGATGCATttgtaaaaatattgaaagaggGTGGGCCTGCTGAGCTCTATAGAGGTCTCACTCCTAGTGTTATAGGAGTCATTCCCTATGCGGCCACAAACTACTTTGCTTATGATTCATTGCGAAAAGCCTACAGAAAGATTTTCAAGGAAGAGAAGATTGGAAACATAGAGACTCTTCTAATTGGATCAGCAGCTGGTGCTATATCTAGCACTGCAACCTTTCCTCTAGAGGTGGCTCGTAAGCACATGCAGGTGGGTGCTGTTAGTGGAAGAGCAGTTTACAAGAATGTAATTCATGCTCTTGTGAGTATACTGGAACAGGATGGGATTCAGGGTCTGTATAAAGGGCTTGGTCCCAGCTGCATGAAGTTAGTTCCTGCCGCAGGAATATCTTTCATGTGTTATGAAGCATGCAAGAGGATATTGGTTGAGGCAGAAAATGAGAAGTAA
- the LOC107028257 gene encoding cellulose synthase A catalytic subunit 1 [UDP-forming] — translation MEAGGGMVAGSHKRNELVRIRHDSDSGPKPLKPINSQICQICGDTVGSTASGDVFIACNECAFPVCRACYEYERKDGNQSCPQCKTRYKRFKGSPRVDGDDEEEDVDDIDNEFNYAQGNSKARQQWQGDDAGLSSSSRHESQQPIPLLTNGQPVSGDFPSATTDTQSVRSMSGPLGPGDKHSSLSYVDPRQPVPVRIVDPSKDLNSYGLGSVDWKERVEGWKLKQEKNLVHSTNRYSEGKGGDIEGTGSNGEELQMADDARQPMSRVVPIPSSHLTPYRVVIILRLIILGFFMQYRLTHPVNDAYPLWLVSVICEVWFALSWLLDQFPKWSPVNRETFLDRLALRHDREGEPSQLAPVDIFVSTVDPLKEPPLITANTVLSILAVDYPVDKVSCYVSDDGSAMLTFEALSETAEFARRWVPFCKKFSIEPRAPEFYFAQKIDYLKDKVQPSFVKERRAMKREYEEFKIRINALVAKAQKMPEEGWTMQDGTAWPGNNPRDHPGMIQVFLGHSGGLDTDGNELPRLVYVSREKRPGFQHHKKAGAMNALIRVSAVLTNGAYLLNVDCDHYFNNSKALKEAMCFLMDPVLGKKTCYVQFPQRFDGIDLHDRYANRNIVFFDINLKGLDGLQGPMYVGTGCCFNRQALYGYDPVLTEADLEPNIIVKSCCGGSRKKGRSGNKKYIDKKRAVKRTESTVPIFNMEDIEEGVEGYDEEKSLLMSQRSLEKRFGQSPVFIAATFMEQGGIPASTNPASLLKEAIHVISCGYEDKTEWGKEIGWIYGSVTEDILTGFKMHARGWYSLYCMPPRPAFKGSAPINLSDRLNQVLRWALGSVEILLSRHCPIWYGYSGRLMLLERLAYINTIVYPLTSLPLLAYCTLPAICLLTGKFIIPEISNYAGMWFILLFLSIFATGILELRWSGVSIEDWWRNEQFWVIGGTSAHLFAVFQGLLKVLAGIDTNFTVTSKANDEDGDFAELYVFKWTTLLIPPTAILIVNLVGIVAGVSYAINSGYQSWGPLFGKLFFAIWVIVHLYPFLKGLLGRQNRTPTIVIVWAVLLASIFSLLWVRIDPFTSEASKTAARGQCGINC, via the exons ATGGAGGCAGGTGGTGGTATGGTAGCTGGATCTCACAAGCGTAATGAGTTGGTTAGGATTCGACATGATTCTGATAGTGGG CCGAAACCCTTGAAGCCTATCAATAGCCAAATATGCCAAATTTGTGGTGATACTGTTGGTTCGACTGCTAGTGGTGATGTATTCATTGCTTGTAATGAGTGTGCCTTTCCTGTTTGCCGGGCTTGTTATGAGTACGAGCGTAAAGATGGAAATCAATCATGTCCTCAATGCAAGACCAGATACAAGAGGTTCAAGG GGAGTCCAAGAGTGGATGGAGATGATGAAGAGGAAGATGTTGATGATATCGACAATGAGTTCAATTATGCTCAAGGAAACAGCAAGGCCAGACAGCAATGGCAGGGTGATGATGCTGGTCTCTCTTCATCCTCTAGACACGAATCTCAGCAACCGATTCCTCTTCTTACAAATGGCCAGCCA GTGTCTGGTGATTTTCCTAGTGCAACAACTGATACACAATCTGTAAGAAGTATGTCAGGACCCTTAGGCCCTGGAGACAAGCATTCATCCCTGTCTTATGTTGATCCAAGACAGCCTG TTCCTGTAAGAATTGTGGACCCCTCAAAGGACTTGAATTCTTATGGGCTTGGAAGTGTTGACTGGAAGGAGAGAGTAGAGGGTTGGAAACTGAAACAGGAGAAAAATCTGGTGCATTCGACAAACAGATATTCTGAAGGGAAAGGCGGGGACATTGAAGGGACAGGGTCGAATGGAGAAGAGCTACAAAT GGCTGACGATGCTCGCCAGCCTATGAGCCGTGTGGTGCCTATTCCTTCATCCCACCTTACCCCATATCGGGTTGTTATCATTTTGCGGTTGATCATCTTGGGATTTTTCATGCAATACCGTCTAACTCATCCAGTGAATGATGCATATCCTCTGTGGCTAGTATCAGTTATTTGTGAGGTTTGGTTTGCCTTGTCCTGGCTTCTCGATCAGTTTCCAAAATGGTCACCAGTCAATCGTGAGACATTCCTTGACAGGCTAGCTTTGAG ACATGATAGAGAAGGGGAGCCTTCGCAGCTTGCACCTGTTGACATCTTTGTCAGTACAGTGGATCCTTTGAAAGAACCTCCTCTCATTACTGCAAACACTGTGTTGTCCATCCTTGCTGTTGATTATCCTGTGGACAAGGTCTCATGCTATGTGTCAGATGATGGTTCAGCAATGCTAACATTTGAAGCCCTTTCTGAGACTGCAGAGTTTGCAAGGAGATGGGTTCCCTTCTGCAAGAAATTCAGCATTGAGCCTCGGGCCCCTGAATTTTATTTTGCTCAAAAGATAGATTATTTGAAGGACAAGGTTCAGCCTTCTTTTGTGAAAGAGCGCAGGGCAATGAAG AGGGAGTATGAAGAATTTAAAATACGAATCAATGCTCTTGTTGCAAAAGCGCAAAAAATGCCTGAAGAAGGTTGGACAATGCAAGATGGAACAGCTTGGCCTGGAAATAACCCTAGGGATCATCCAGGAATGATCCAG GTCTTTTTGGGGCACAGCGGGGGCCTTGATACTGATGGAAATGAACTTCCTCGTCTGGTGTATGTTTCTCGTGAGAAGCGACCAGGTTTTCAACACCACAAGAAAGCTGGAGCTATGAATGCTTTG ATTCGTGTTTCTGCAGTTCTTACCAATGGAGCATATCTTTTGAATGTCGATTGTGATCACTACTTTAACAACAGCAAAGCACTTAAAGAAGCTATGTGTTTCCTCATGGATCCTGTTCTTGGAAAGAAGACATGCTATGTTCAGTTCCCTCAGCGATTTGATGGCATTGACTTGCACGATCGATATGCTAACCGAAACATTGTGTTCTTTGAT ATCAACTTGAAAGGGTTGGATGGTCTTCAGGGTCCTATGTATGTGGGAACTGGGTGTTGTTTTAACAGGCAGGCCCTTTACGGGTATGATCCTGTATTAACTGAGGCTGATTTGGAGCCAAACATCATTGTGAAGAGCTGTTGTGGTGGGTCAAGGAAGAAGGGAAGGAGTGGAAACAAGAAATACATTGATAAGAAGAGGGCTGTAAAAAGAACAGAATCCACTGTCCCAATTTTCAATATGGAAGACATTGAAGAAGGCGTAGAAG GATATGATGAGGAGAAGTCACTGCTTATGTCACAGAGGAGCTTGGAGAAGCGGTTTGGTCAATCACCAGTGTTTATTGCTGCCACATTTATGGAACAAGGAGGCATTCCTGCATCCACTAATCCTGCATCTCTTTTGAAAGAAGCAATTCATGTTATTAGCTGTGGCTACGAGGACAAGACTGAATGGGGAAAAGAG ATTGGGTGGATATATGGATCTGTCACTGAAGATATTTTGACTGGGTTTAAGATGCATGCACGAGGATGGTATTCCCTCTATTGCATGCCTCCTCGACCAGCATTTAAAGGGTCTGCTCCTATCAATCTTTCTGATCGTTTAAACCAGGTGCTCCGGTGGGCTTTGGGTTCTGTTGAAATCCTGTTGAGTAGGCATTGCCCAATATGGTATGGCTACAGTGGCAGATTGATGCTTCTGGAGAGATTAGCATATATTAATACAATCGTCTATCCTCTCACATCTTTACCCTTGCTTGCTTACTGTACGCTTCCTGCCATCTGTCTTCTGACCGGCAAATTTATCATTCCTGAG ATAAGCAACTATGCTGGCATGTGGTTCATTCTActctttctttccattttcGCAACTGGTATATTGGAGCTTAGGTGGAGTGGTGTGAGTATTGAAGACTGGTGGAGAAATGAACAGTTCTGGGTCATTGGTGGTACATCGGCTCACTTGTTTGCAGTTTTCCAAGGTCTCCTGAAAGTGCTTGCTGGGATTGATACTAACTTTACAGTCACATCAAAGGCAAACGATGAGGATGGAGATTTTGCTGAGCTTTATGTGTTCAAATGGACAACTCTCCTTATTCCTCCTACAGCAATCCTTATCGTGAATCTGGTAGGAATTGTGGCAGGTGTTTCGTATGCCATAAACAGTGGATATCAATCATGGGGTCCTCTATTCGGGAAGTTGTTCTTTGCCATTTGGGTCATTGTCCACTTGTaccctttcctcaaaggtttGTTGGGACGTCAGAATCGTACTCCTACCATTGTCATTGTCTGGGCTGTTCTCCTTGCATCCATATTCTCATTGCTTTGGGTGCGTATCGACCCCTTCACATCAGAAGCGTCAAAGACTGCAGCAAGAGGTCAGTGTGGTATCAACTGTTAG